In the genome of Ancylomarina subtilis, one region contains:
- the nhaA gene encoding Na+/H+ antiporter NhaA encodes MIQFLKKKLPLDRIKDPLVEFVKLEAFGGIVLMTFTLLALGLANSIFGDAFIAHWEKYFGVHFGDWELSKTLIHWINDGLMAIFFFVVGLEIKREMLTGGLSSLKNATLPIFAAVGGMLIPALIYVFFNREGVGTHGWGIPMATDIAFALGILILLGDRIPVSLKLLLTSIAIVDDIGAVIVIALFYTSEIDWMYLIYGGGIYALLWGLNMLKIRSIPVYLLLGLLLWYVLLKSGVHATLAGILLALTIPARANCNVIEFVKSGTSLLTQMSKIPDKSTVAEKDKHVQSSIETIEDNCKEVISPLQRLEHALHPWVAYFIVPLFAFANAGIFIDHQLLNQVFEPISLGIILGLFLGKPLGIYLFAFVGVRLGFAQKPIDVCWTQILGIGFLGGIGFTMSFFVSQLAFSDAAVLSLAKVAVLIASVLSGVIGFLILKYFSNNQTN; translated from the coding sequence ATGATACAATTTTTAAAAAAGAAGTTACCTCTCGATCGAATAAAAGATCCACTCGTTGAATTTGTTAAACTTGAAGCATTTGGAGGGATTGTTTTAATGACTTTCACTCTTTTGGCCTTGGGTCTGGCAAACTCAATTTTTGGAGATGCTTTTATAGCCCATTGGGAGAAGTATTTTGGGGTACATTTTGGCGACTGGGAGCTGAGTAAAACATTAATTCATTGGATTAATGATGGCTTGATGGCTATTTTCTTCTTTGTTGTAGGACTGGAAATAAAAAGGGAAATGTTAACCGGAGGGTTATCTTCGTTAAAAAATGCAACCCTTCCCATTTTTGCAGCTGTAGGTGGTATGTTGATACCTGCACTCATTTATGTTTTCTTTAATAGAGAAGGTGTAGGCACTCATGGTTGGGGAATCCCCATGGCTACTGATATTGCTTTTGCCTTGGGTATTTTGATTCTACTGGGTGATAGAATTCCAGTTTCCTTGAAACTTCTCTTAACTTCAATTGCAATTGTTGACGATATAGGTGCTGTTATTGTGATTGCTTTGTTTTACACTTCTGAGATCGATTGGATGTATCTGATTTATGGAGGAGGGATATATGCGCTATTATGGGGGTTAAACATGTTGAAAATAAGAAGTATACCCGTTTATTTATTACTGGGGCTTTTGCTCTGGTACGTTTTATTAAAATCAGGTGTGCATGCTACTTTAGCGGGTATCCTTTTGGCATTAACGATTCCTGCTCGCGCCAATTGCAATGTAATTGAATTTGTCAAGTCAGGCACTTCGTTGCTAACACAGATGAGTAAAATTCCAGATAAGAGTACTGTTGCTGAGAAGGATAAGCATGTTCAGTCTTCGATTGAAACAATAGAGGACAATTGCAAGGAGGTTATTTCTCCGTTGCAGCGTTTGGAGCATGCACTGCATCCTTGGGTAGCTTATTTTATTGTGCCTTTATTTGCTTTCGCTAATGCAGGTATTTTTATCGATCATCAACTTTTAAATCAGGTTTTCGAACCCATATCTTTAGGAATTATATTGGGGCTTTTTCTAGGTAAACCTCTTGGTATATATCTTTTTGCCTTTGTGGGGGTTCGTTTGGGCTTTGCTCAGAAACCGATTGATGTCTGTTGGACACAAATCTTAGGAATTGGTTTCTTGGGTGGAATTGGTTTTACCATGTCATTTTTTGTGTCACAATTAGCCTTTAGCGATGCTGCTGTATTGAGTCTTGCTAAAGTAGCTGTTCTGATTGCTTCAGTGCTGTCAGGGGTAATCGGCTTTTTAATTCTAAAATACTTTTCTAACAATCAAACGAATTAA
- a CDS encoding DoxX family protein: MKNRLSKIWVAVRILFAIFMIMGGVQHFLKPDFYLPFVPGFLPFPMAIIYLSGLVEILLGALLIFSRYAKIASLGIFILMLVFLPIHLWDVFADAPAIGSHKAALIRLPVQFLFMAIAWKIYQVSTKKQL, translated from the coding sequence ATGAAGAATCGTTTAAGTAAGATATGGGTGGCTGTGAGAATTCTATTTGCCATTTTCATGATAATGGGTGGGGTGCAGCATTTTCTAAAGCCAGACTTCTATTTGCCATTTGTTCCAGGATTTTTACCATTTCCAATGGCGATAATATACCTATCGGGTTTAGTTGAAATTTTGTTGGGAGCTTTACTTATTTTTTCAAGATATGCTAAGATTGCATCTTTGGGAATATTTATTCTGATGCTTGTGTTCTTGCCGATTCATCTTTGGGATGTGTTTGCTGATGCACCTGCAATAGGGAGTCATAAGGCCGCACTTATTCGTTTACCCGTACAATTCCTTTTTATGGCAATAGCCTGGAAAATTTATCAAGTCTCAACAAAGAAACAATTATAA
- a CDS encoding TetR/AcrR family transcriptional regulator, which translates to MATRVKSMDKRNALLKATLSLVNNNGFHDAPMSKIAKMAKVSPATIYIYFENKQDLINQLYMEVKMAFTQYAFKGYRPEMPVKKAFDHIWHNIADYKLKEVEEAWFLSQCDNTIMIDETSREEGLKQLQPLLDLWERGQKEGIIKKMSPYLLYAYTIYPLAFLMNNQKRGYYQLDDKSLEQALQAAWDSIRI; encoded by the coding sequence ATGGCAACACGAGTAAAAAGTATGGATAAGCGAAATGCCTTATTAAAAGCCACTTTAAGCTTGGTGAATAATAATGGTTTTCATGATGCGCCCATGTCTAAAATAGCCAAGATGGCTAAGGTTTCACCCGCAACCATTTATATTTATTTCGAAAACAAGCAAGATTTGATCAATCAGCTATACATGGAGGTTAAAATGGCCTTTACACAATATGCTTTTAAAGGGTATCGTCCTGAGATGCCTGTGAAGAAAGCTTTCGATCATATTTGGCACAATATAGCAGACTACAAACTTAAAGAAGTTGAAGAAGCCTGGTTTCTATCCCAGTGTGATAACACCATCATGATTGATGAGACTAGTAGAGAGGAAGGTTTGAAACAATTGCAACCTCTTCTTGATTTATGGGAAAGAGGCCAGAAGGAGGGAATTATCAAAAAGATGTCACCCTATTTATTATATGCCTATACCATTTATCCTTTGGCTTTTTTAATGAATAATCAAAAACGGGGGTATTATCAGTTGGATGATAAGAGCCTGGAACAAGCTTTGCAGGCGGCCTGGGATAGTATTCGAATTTAA